Below is a genomic region from Anoplopoma fimbria isolate UVic2021 breed Golden Eagle Sablefish chromosome 20, Afim_UVic_2022, whole genome shotgun sequence.
ATATGAGGAGTGCCACCGCAAATGTAAAGGTTAGAAAATCAGCTGTTTCATTGTGTGACTGACTTCTCAATGCTATAGTTTAGGCTTTAAATTTGTACAGCTTTTAAGTAACATTCATTGTAATTTGATAACAGTATGACGATTGGCCTATTGGCAAGAATAAATGTCAGATGTTGAGTTGCATGcatctttttttgcactttctcTGTTCTAGAGGTGTTCCCTCTGCAAATGGAAGGGGTGCGGTTAGTGGTCAACAAGGGCCTGAGTAACCACTTCCAGGTCAGCCATACTGTGACCCTCAGTACTCTTGGTGAATCTGGTTATCGATTTGGTTCAACCTACGTAGGCAGTAAACAGATTGGACCAGCAGAGGTAATGATCATTTTACCATCGCATCTCGTTTTCAGTTGCTTCTTTGCTCCATGAATTGCTAAAATGgtcaacatatataatatatatatatatatatatatatatatatattatatatatcacaaatatatatcacaaaTGTGTATATAAAAGCAAGCTGCAGGGATCTGCATGCAAAGGAGCTGGAAAAAAATGCTATGGTTATAATATTAAGCCTTTTATTGGTTACTGACAGTTCAGCtacattattttaatgacatgttCTGTCTTGATCAGGGTTAAAAACTGACTAACAtacttcagtttgtttttgctttgtttgacCACAAGGAGCACTCAAACGGTTGTTTAATACAGCTCCACTTGAAAActgatgaatgtgtgttttcttccccATAGTCATTCCCAGTCATGGTTGGAGATATGGACAATACTGGAAGTCTGAATTCCCAGATCATCCACCAGCTCACGTCTGCAGTGCGCACCAAAATAGCCATCCAGGTGTGTGGACTTTTTTAGGGAACCGCCTTTCAGATACTGAGTCTCATATTCTGCTTTTAAGTGGCACTGACTTTTTCATGCGACTGACATTTACATTCCAgtatttgttgttcttttttgtgtgtgttgcagacgCAGCAGCATAAGTTTGTGAACTGGCAGTGTGACATGGAGTGGCGTGGTGAAGACTTCACCGCTGCTGTGACACTCGGAAATCCAGACGTACTTGTTGGATCTGGTATGATTCATTTGTTAATAATGCCTTGTAACAAGTTCaacaaaggttgtttttttttgtatcccaCTCTAATTTGCTACAAGCTACTTGATCCAAATGCTGGAGCTCCTGGTTCAAAATTATTGTCGGCATTATCTGACATTTTCtttagaccaaacaattaacagaaaaaagaataatataaatactCATTAATTAAAACCaatgttagttgcagccctaaaatAGAACGTATTTTGGTCCCATGTTATGGATCAGAGATGTCTTGTCTAAAAGGCTGAAGTAAAGGTGTTTTGGATGAgagtctctttgtctcttttactGAATACATAGAAAAAAACTTCACTAAAATCCTGTGGGACCTCAGATCCACACAGTTTAATGCAGTGTTGCTGGGTATTGTTGGAACAGTGCTAACTCGATACCTTTGTTTCTGTACTGATAccaaattatacattttgttaGAGTTGGGCTGGTGTAAACAAGTTTAATAGTAAGCCACAACACTGGACTGGAGCACTATACAGTATTTTACCACTAGATGTCACATTTGACCTAGCAGCTGCTCCATCAAAACTCAGAGGAGCGACTAAAATGAGAATAGCTGGTCCACCTAAAGGTCAGCCTACCCCTTCACCTAATTCAGTAGGAGGCAAGCACAACATTGGAACCTGGCTTGGGTCTTGACCCAGTTGTAGCTATTTTTCTCCAACAGACTAAACCAGATGTTGCCAAACTTTTAAAATTGGAGGTTaactacagaaaaataaaataaaatcatgggCCAAACAATAGTAAATGTGGTTTTAagtttataatttttttaatacccAGTTACACTGCAGATtggtactgcacatgtgcaaactagCACAATTGTCAGGAGGACTCAGGACAGAGATAAGGACTTAgtgccgagagagagagagagagagagagagcttttgCTCACACTGTTTTTTGAAACCTACTCTGAATGCTGCTTTGTCACTTTTTGACCTGCCATCCTAAAACCTCAGATATTTTTCTAGTAAGCTTACTCGAACATGTGCATCATAATTCCACACCGACGTGCATTTtggaagacatccaaactacaAACCATGTATGAGACGGGACTATACTGTGTATATAACGGTAGCTCTTTTACTACTTTCCCTCAGGCATTTTGGTCAGCCACTATCTCCAGTCTATCACACCAGCTCTGGCTCTAGGTGGTGAGGTAGTGTACCACAGGAGACCAGGGGAGGAAGGGGCGGTCACCTCCCTCTTGGGCAGGTACACAGGTAAATCTCCACTCTGTGCTTATTTGAAATTTGCACTTCAAGACTACCTAATgcatacatttgtattttaacatcTTGCTTTGTTgactttatgtttaaatatttggcTACCAATTTCCAAAATTGTCAATAATTTTCTGTAGTGTGACCTGGATTTAGATAAAGTGGTGCCTTATTTCATCTCATTGTTTTGTGCAACCTTTATGATCGATGTTAAAATCCCTTTATTTCTCCTCAGGGGACAACTACGTTGCTACATTGACTTTGGGAGGGGCAGGAGCTCATGCTACATACTATCACAAAGCCAATGATCAGGTGCCTACAATTAGTAAtagtgtgtgtggatgtattTCTGTGTAGCAGTCATGGTTTGTCACACAAACCTGCTCAAATACAGCAATTTGGTTAAAAATCTGATGATAAGCTTAAAGGATAAGTTCCCATTTTCTCAattctgtcttaaaacaatccTCACTTGCCCATATGTATATTGAAACAGTTTTTGGTCGCTGTTTTTCCTCCCGTCTATACTGGCTGTCATTTTCCTAAAGCAAATCAAATTTAAGCGATTGGGACAAAACATAAAATCCTCGTTCTgtgcaaaaaataatttaaaaatgtagccGAAGCGAATATGAGACTTAAGCAGTCTGAGTTTGGCAAGTCAAGTGGGCATCTTTCAAAGttaaactgtttgtgtgtttttttactatcCCTCCACTGCACAGCCTCTGTACTGCGAGAAAACACAATTTACTCACAGTACAGTTTTGCATTGAACAAGGCCTGTGGATTTAATTTGCCCCTTATCATGAACAGACAGGACAAAAatcacagcagagaaaaaaatctttggATGTGCATGTGAATATTGTATAAAGACAGACTTGGAATAGATGTGAACCTATCGTTTAACTTCTGTCTTCTAATAACAGTTGCAGATAGGAGTTGAATTTGAAGCCAGCACAAGGATGCAAGACACCACAACATCCTTTGGTTACCAGTTGGACGTTCCCAAAGCTAACTTGCTctttaaaggtaaataaatacagtaagaaTACCAATAGCCACATTAAGTGAAGTGACTACTCGTTTgaaaactgcaaaataaatatattttcttttttaaaaggaattgTTCCACTTTTTCATCTTTCCTCTCCACAGGCACAGTTGACAGTAACTGGGTGGTTGGGGCGACCCTCGAGAAGAAACTTCTGCCTCTGCCTCTCACACTGGCCCTGGGTGCTTTCCTCAACCACCGCAAGAACAAGTTCCAGTGTGGCTTCGGTGTCACCATTGGCTAGAGGTGTGGGGGCTGCCTGGAGCCAGCTCGCAGGCCACAACTTGGACCGGCACAGAGACACAGGAACCTGGACTAAGTTTTAGAAATTTGATTCAGAGACTCTCTCACAACTGTGATTTCtggggcagacagagagacaaagacaactACAAAGGAGCCAGGACTGGCCAAGCCATGCCTACATTCTGTAGCACAAATGTCTTTCCTTTATGGTGTATTGGATATACGCAGAGGCTAGAGAGATGTATATCAGAGGGCATCAGATGCATGAGAACATGTGATGTGAAAATCAAGTAAGTGGTTAGACATAATATATGGTGATCATGTATGATGATTAAACTAAATGTgataactttttttgtaaaagtggGTGTTGTGATTGCTTCTAGTAGAAGTGGGTGCACAAGGTGACACATGCTCATTACAaggttcatatttttatttagcaGGTCCATTATACAATGTTGACATGCTTTAAAGTTCGGGTAGGCACCTTATTTTGACGTGATTGGGAAAACACTTCATAAAACCTCTCAGCATATTGTGATTCAAGTGGTACCCCAGTGTAGGCAGGTTTTCTGGAAAAGTCAAAAAAACTCCACACACCTGTGGCCCTCCTGCAGCAATCCCCTCTCTGTCTTAAGCCCCTCCTACCAGACAAGCCCAGGCATATGCATGTGCTGCAAACAGTAACCTTTACCCCTACTGTACTAgtcattcatttcaaacattatCACAGTCGTGATTGTGATCCTGATGCCGTTATAGAGCGGCAATTCTTTGAGAATAACCATCCTGTTTTCTCTGATAACTTCTTCTGCAGGATATTGTGTCTATGAATCAGGCTTTCACCTTTTGAAGGGAGAACAGCCAGTATGATTGCCCTCTCTCCGAAATGAACTGTGATTGGCCAAAGACAGgctacatttttttgaaaactgaaaacacctaAAAAGAACTGCCTAGCACAGATTTGACGTCAGCAGGAATGTCCTCCCCTCATACTGTGAGTAGAGTCTGGTGGGTCAAGATGCTTCATCAGAGCACTCGGATAATCTCTTAAACATGGCAGATTACATTATtctgttataaaaaaatgtaaataaaatgatagGATAAtatgctttataaaaaaaatcttatagtatgccataaaaataatacaaaattatgAATTAATGTATTCCACAGTGCCAAATGTTATCGCAACCGGCTCACCTTTACAGATACTAGCCTCCTCGTCATCTGTAAGCCAGAGGTTTACTATGCCATGCAAATGTcataataaaatagaaatgttctaaaaagtcatagatgtaaaaaaaaaaatgaaaatggaacaaaaatcacagcaaaatatTCTATAAAAACATAAGAAGTCATAAGGtagaaagtcatgaaaatgtcgtAAACAATCATactaaagtatgtcataaaattgtCAATGTGTGACAAccttccccgctgcgggactaataaaggattatcttatcttatcttatcttaacctcTCCTGTGTATCTGCTCTGCTTGGCCTACTTGGGGTTTTCCTCTTCCCCTTGCAGGTAGTTGGCCGGAGGTGATGGCCAGTAAAGAGAATGTATGTTTAATgtacttctgcattggcttcactgtTCAGAACGGGCTTTTGCTTCCT
It encodes:
- the tomm40 gene encoding mitochondrial import receptor subunit TOM40 homolog, giving the protein MGSVLAAASPSPAPAAAGGSQGVQGLVSVPTGFTMPPLSSVPSTSGSGQQAADADPPLPNPGTYEECHRKCKEVFPLQMEGVRLVVNKGLSNHFQVSHTVTLSTLGESGYRFGSTYVGSKQIGPAESFPVMVGDMDNTGSLNSQIIHQLTSAVRTKIAIQTQQHKFVNWQCDMEWRGEDFTAAVTLGNPDVLVGSGILVSHYLQSITPALALGGEVVYHRRPGEEGAVTSLLGRYTGDNYVATLTLGGAGAHATYYHKANDQLQIGVEFEASTRMQDTTTSFGYQLDVPKANLLFKGTVDSNWVVGATLEKKLLPLPLTLALGAFLNHRKNKFQCGFGVTIG